Part of the Halorhabdus utahensis DSM 12940 genome, CTGATCGACCCCGCGGATCTGCTCGATCTGATCGCCGTGAAGCCGGACGGCCTCGAATTCGTTTTGACCGGCGGCCACGAGCATCCGGCATACCTTGAAGGGGAAGCCGACCTCCTCAGCCACGTCGAGAAACAGGCCCACCCGCTGGAGGCGGGCCAGCCAGCGCGGAAGGGGACCGAGTACTGAGGAGGCCGGGACCACTCATCAGAGGGACACCGACAGACCGGGTATCAACGCAGCCATCACGACGCCGTAGACGAGTGAGTAGGTGACATTGGCGACGCTTCCGGTCAGATAGTACGTCGTGTTGCCGCTCGTGATATCCTGCCAGCGAACGATCGACTTCGCGGTGAAGACGAGGCCGAGGGCGGTGTACGCCGAGAGCAGGGTCAGTGTGAGGATGAGAACGTTCTCGACCTTGCCGACTGCCCGGCCGGTGTCTGCTTCCTCCCCGCTGACTTCCGCGCCCGCAAACCGGAGCGTGCCGTCGACGACGTAGCCACTTGTTGCCACGAGGAGGCCGTAGCCGCCGAGGACCGTGCCGATCCACTCGAGTTCGACGTCGCTCGTGACGGTCGCCGGCGCGGACGCGATCAGCAGGGCGATAGAGACTCCCGCCAGGACCAGCGACGCTGCAGTCCAGCGATTCATGGCGTCCCCTCCGCGAGGTGAGACAGTGCCGTCTCGAGTGTCTCCTCTATCTCGATGATCGTCACGGCCCGCGCACGCTTGAGCGTCTTCGAGACTGATTGCACTGAGACACCAAGCCGTTTCGCTGCGGCTCCCATCGTCGCCGCGTCGCGGTAGGTCCGGACGACCTCTGCCTGCCGTGGCGTCCACGCTTCCTTCCACATCGAGAGCAGTTCCATCTGCGCTTCGATCAAGCCGACCTGCCACGAATGGGCCTCCTCGAGGGACAGGGCAACGAGGCGTTCGCGTTTGTCGAGTCGTCCGAGCGCGTCGTCGGCCGTGTGAAACGCCGGGCCATCCATCTCGGCGACGTCACCAGTGTTTGCACCGATGTCGACCGACCCATGAACGATCGCCACCCGCATCGTGGTCGGATGGATCGCCTCGGTCAACAACTGAAGTGCACGGTAGGCACCCTCCGGGGATTCCAGGACGCCGCCGACCTCGTCGACGCCTTTCAGCGTCGCGAAGGGGGCGACGAGCCGATCAGCAAGCGCGTCGTTGACCGCTTCGAGCCCGGTTTCGAGACGATCCCGCAACGCCGTGCGATCGTCCACCTCGCGGGACCCGATCACGTCGCCGATGACGACACAGCGTCGGGTGGTCATGCGTGAGTATTCAACCACTTCTGGTTTATGCGCTTTGGTTCAACCGATATAGTCTCATCATCGTCAAAGATTCAACCGAAAAAAGTTGTTTGCGTGGAGTTCAACTATATATAGTTGATTCGAGTGGCGGGAACCCCTCACCTCTCTTCTCCCCTCGACGCTGTCACTGACCGCAGGACCGGTCGAAAGACACGTGTCTCCCCGACTCCCAGAAATGGCCAGCAGATGGGACGAACTGTTCTGGTCGCCGGGACGGCCAGTCACGTCGGCAAAAGTACGATCGTCGCCGGACTTTGCCGGCGGCTGGCCGACCAAGGCGTCTCCGTCGCGCCGTTCAAGGCCCAGAACATGTCCAACAACGCCCGGGTGGGATTCAAACCGGGTGCGGTCGGGACCGTCGGTGAGGGCGGTGACAGCGAACTCGCGGACGGCGATCCTGACGCCTACGGCGAGATCGGCATTGCACAGTACGTCCAGGCCCGGGCCGCCGGCGTGGTACCGACGACCGATCACAATCCAGTCCTGCTCAAACCGCGAGGGGACGGCGAGAGTCAACTGGTCATCGACGGCGAGGCCGTGGGCCACTTCGCCGCGGGGACGTACTACGACGACCACTGGGACCGCGCCCGTCGGGCCGCCCGCCAGGCCTACAATCGGCTCGCCGCCCGCCACGACGTGATCGTCGCCGAAGGCGCGGGCTCGATCGCCGAGATCAACCTTCAGGATCGCGATCTGGCGAACGTCGAGACCGCGCGCTTCGCCGACGCGTCGATCCTGCTGGTCGGCGACATCGAACGCGGTGGCGTCTTCGCCAGTCTCTACGGGACGCTCGAATTGCTTCCCGAGGATCTCCGTGACCGAGTGGCCGGGCTCGTGATCAACAAGTTCCGGGGCGATCGTTCACTGCTCGAACCCGGCCTTGCGGCGATCGAAGAACGGACGGGCGTCCCGGTCGTTGCCGTCCTGCCTCACGACGATCCCGGATTGCCCGCAGAAGATAGCCTGTCGCTCCCGTCGGCGGGCGAGCGCGGCACGTGGGGCGATGAGGATGGTGTCCCGCCGGACGACTGCGTCACGGTCGGCGTCCCGCGACTTCCACACCTCTCGAACGTGGCCGACGTGGCACCGCTGGCCCGTGAACCGGGCGTCCGCGTCGAGTTCCTGCCACTCGACAGTGGGGCCGCGACCGCTGACGCGCTCGCTCTGCCGGGGACGAAGAATACCGTCGACGACCTGCTTGCAGTACGGGACTCACGACTCGGTGCTGCAATCAGTGCGTTCGACGGGCCGATCGTGGGGATCTGTGGCGGCTATCAGTTACTCGGCGAGCGGCTCCGGAACGTCGGCGTCGAGAGCACGACGGCGACCGGGACGGTCGCTGGCCTTGAGCTGCTTCCCGTCGAGACCCATTTCTCGGCCGAGAAGCGTGTAACTGCGGGGACCTACGAGGCGACAGGTGTCGGCCCGATCGCGGGTGCGACGGGGACCGTCTCGGGATACGAGATCCACATGGGCGAGACGACAGTTCCGGACGGTGTGGCCCGACCTATCGGCCCGGAGAGCGTCGCGAACCAGCAGGTACTCGGGACGTATCTCCACGGCTGCTTCGAGAACCGGAGACTCCGGGACGCGTTCGTCGAGAACGTCTTCGAGCAGGCCGGCGTGGAGCGTCCCGAGCGCACAGTAGCGCAGAGCGATCCCTTCGATCGCGCTGCCGAGCTGGTCGAACCCATCGACCTCCCGGCGGTGGTTCCGTCAGTCGCGGAGACGAGTGGACGCGACCAGTAAGGGGTTTACCCCTGGGCCAACGATCGGGACACATGGTCGAGAACGTCATCTGGCCCGCGGCCCTCGATGCCGACCTCGCACGAAGCGAGGGGCGTCGCGTCTCGGAGGAGCTGGCAGTCGAGGAGCCGACGATCGAGGAGATCGCGGAGGCGGTTCAACAGGTCGGGTACGACGCGGTGATCGAACGCGAGAAGACGTATCCGCGGGAGTACGAGACCCGTGGCCGCGTCCTCGTGAAGGATGCTGACGACGCAACGAAGAGTGACCTCCTGGGAGCCGTGGCGGCGTACGTCGCCGCGCTCCGCGAGTGATGCGCCGAGCCGGGGAGGTTCGGGGCATTGCTCAAAGTGTGGCCGTCGTGCAGTGTCCCGACGAAACCCATCCTGATATCGGAACGAGCGTCATCGACGACTCCCTGGCGACGGTCGGCCGCGTCGTCGACGTGTTCGGGCCGGTCGAGCGGCCGTATCTCGCGGTCTCGCCGGTCGACAGCGTTCACCCGCCAGCGCTTGTCGGCCAGCCGCTGTATTATCGCTAACTCGCGTTCGGCCGTCGCCGGACCGAAATCGCTTTTCCTGACGGCGTCCCGAAAGGTATTGTATGGCCCGGTACCGCGGACTCACGCTTTCGATTTCGGTGATCGTCTCGATCTTCCTGTTCGTTCAACTCGGCGCGCTTGCGCTGGTCGATCCGTTCAAGACTGCCGGACTCCAGGCGGTCGAGGATCCCCAGAACCCGGTCAATAGCCTGCTGTACATCGCGGCGATCCTCGTGATGACCGGCGTGATGCTCGCCGCGTTCAAGTACGAGGTCCAGTGGGCGATCCGTGGCCTGATCGTCGCGACCGGCGCGTACATCGCCCTGCTCGTGTTCTCGATCCTGCTGCCGCCCGTCGTGACGCTGCCAGTCGGGGACGGCCTCCACGGGCTTGCGTGGGTCGGCGCGATCGGCCTCGGCGTCGCACTGTACGCCTATCCGGAGTGGTACGTCATCGATGCCACGGGTGCCGTCATGGGTGCGGGAGCGGCCGGCCTGTTCGGTATCACCTTCGGTGTGTTCCCGGCCCTTGTCTTGCTCTCCGTCCTGGCTGTCTACGATGCCATCAGCGTCTACGGCACCGAACACATGCTGACGATCGCTTCGGGCGTGATGGATCTCAAAGTCCCCGTCGTACTCGTCGCGCCGATGTCCGTCGGCTACTCCTTCCGGGAGGATACGGCAGGGCTCGACGAGGAGTCCGACAATGAGCAAGCGGATCCGACTGCGGACGACGCCACCACTGAGCCGGAGGACACCGACGTAACTGCCGAATCCGGATCAGCCGAGGCTGCTGAGGGCGACAGCGCCGATCCACTCGAAGACCGTGAGGCGCTGTTCATCGGTCTCGGCGACGCGATCATTCCGACGGTGCTGGTCGCATCAGCCGCATTCTTCGCGGATGCGTCCGTTCCGACCGTCGATATCGGCGCGTTCTCGGTCGCCGTGCCCGCAGCCACTGCCGTGGTCGGGACGTTCCTCGGGCTGGCCGTGTTGTTACGGATGGTTCTGGCCGGGCGCGCACACGCCGGGCTCCCACTGTTGAACGGTGGGGCCATCGCGGGGTACCTCGTCGGGGCACTCGCCAGCGGGATGACCCTCGTCGAGACGCTCGGACTGGGGCCGTATCTTTAGAACCACTCAGCGTTCTCCCAATCAGAGGTACGGTGAAGCGACGTCGGCAGTGTCGCCGCTCTATTCAGTCCGCGACGCCTCGCATCGCCTGCTCGGACTCTGTCTGAATCGGGGTGCGAACGAACAGTCCGTGGGCGATGAGTCCGATCGCCACCAGTGATGCGAGTGCCATCGCCGTGAAATGCCCGATCCCTGCGCCAGTGAGCCCGCCCGCGACGCTGACCAGGACCAGCGGGATCAGCCCCAGGACGAGGTCGTAATATTCTATCATGGTATATTATAATACTCATTTGAGGTCACTGAATAGTTTCCCATACCCGACTTTACAGCGTGTTATACCACATGCAGATCCCATTTAACTTATTTTTCATGGTTCAAGCAAATATTCTCATAACTTACGCAAGCTATTTTGCGGTTGGAATAGCGACGACACTGCGTCCGAGCCCAGTCGCTCACGAGCGAACAGGCCGGCAAAAGGAACTGTCGGAACCGTCGGGCGTGGTTCGGTGCGGACGGGACGGTCGCTGTTTCAGGTCAGCGTTCCGCCGCCGAGCCAGTACGCCACGCCTGCTCGCCAGGGGACCAGCAGGGCCAATCCGACGACGGTCGAGATGAGCAGAAAGATCGGCGAGAACGAGCCATGGAACAACGTCGTTGCTCGCAGTAACTGCCCGACCAGTGCCGCCGTGATCCAGGCCGGAACCGTCCAGGAGATCGCCCGCAGAACTGAGCGCCGGGCGTCGGTCGTATACAGACTGCCGAGCATCGAGGCGGCCAGCCAGCCGATCAGAAAGGGAAGGAAGGTTCCGACGTGTCTCCCGACGTTCCAGAGTGATTCGCCGTGGCCGTACACTGCCCCGATAAGGACGAACGCCGCGATCGCGACCAGGTCGCCGACGGCAAGGATCGCCGTCGCTCCGGAGATATCGATCCGGCTTCGGATCGTGGTGGTCACCGTACCCATATCCGGGACGTACGGTGCCGGGGACTTGGGCGTTCTCGTTTCGACTGTCGCATCCTCCTCCGAGAGGGAGCGAACGTGAGAAGAGCGGGGTTGTCTCACGGGAGCAAGCGGGGCGCTCGGAACACTCCCATTCTACGGCCGATATGTTGTCAGTATAGAAATACTGCGCCGGCTCGCTAGTTATCAGTAGTTGAATCTACGAGCATTTAGTTCGCAACTGAGTGAGATCGCCTGTGGAGAAACGGCCTTGATGCGGCATAATACTCCGATATGTCGCCGCGGTCCCCCATTATCTCGTCTGATATTGTGGTGCAAGTGTTTATTGCTGTTGCGTGATCACTGCCATATAGGAGGTAAACGAGGCACCCAAGCCATCGTGACATACAATGAGCGCAACGCACACGGACGATATGGCCGACCGGCAATGCCAACAGCCGGATGACCGATACGCCCAGCTGATACTCAACGAGGACAAGTGCATCATCTACGACCGGGAGAACTACACAGCCTGGGTACAGTCGTCCGTGGCGGTGTCCCCCGAGGACTACCGCTGACGTCCCCGCCTCTTTTGGAATCGTTCAACCGCTGAGCCGTTGGGTTGTTGATTGCCCCACTCGTCGTTCGACCGCTACGATGATGGTGACTATCGTGTATCAAGCGAGTACATGACGAA contains:
- a CDS encoding SatD family protein — its product is MTTRRCVVIGDVIGSREVDDRTALRDRLETGLEAVNDALADRLVAPFATLKGVDEVGGVLESPEGAYRALQLLTEAIHPTTMRVAIVHGSVDIGANTGDVAEMDGPAFHTADDALGRLDKRERLVALSLEEAHSWQVGLIEAQMELLSMWKEAWTPRQAEVVRTYRDAATMGAAAKRLGVSVQSVSKTLKRARAVTIIEIEETLETALSHLAEGTP
- a CDS encoding cobyric acid synthase, with translation MGRTVLVAGTASHVGKSTIVAGLCRRLADQGVSVAPFKAQNMSNNARVGFKPGAVGTVGEGGDSELADGDPDAYGEIGIAQYVQARAAGVVPTTDHNPVLLKPRGDGESQLVIDGEAVGHFAAGTYYDDHWDRARRAARQAYNRLAARHDVIVAEGAGSIAEINLQDRDLANVETARFADASILLVGDIERGGVFASLYGTLELLPEDLRDRVAGLVINKFRGDRSLLEPGLAAIEERTGVPVVAVLPHDDPGLPAEDSLSLPSAGERGTWGDEDGVPPDDCVTVGVPRLPHLSNVADVAPLAREPGVRVEFLPLDSGAATADALALPGTKNTVDDLLAVRDSRLGAAISAFDGPIVGICGGYQLLGERLRNVGVESTTATGTVAGLELLPVETHFSAEKRVTAGTYEATGVGPIAGATGTVSGYEIHMGETTVPDGVARPIGPESVANQQVLGTYLHGCFENRRLRDAFVENVFEQAGVERPERTVAQSDPFDRAAELVEPIDLPAVVPSVAETSGRDQ
- the srp19 gene encoding signal recognition particle subunit SRP19, with the translated sequence MVENVIWPAALDADLARSEGRRVSEELAVEEPTIEEIAEAVQQVGYDAVIEREKTYPREYETRGRVLVKDADDATKSDLLGAVAAYVAALRE
- a CDS encoding H/ACA ribonucleoprotein complex subunit GAR1 encodes the protein MRRAGEVRGIAQSVAVVQCPDETHPDIGTSVIDDSLATVGRVVDVFGPVERPYLAVSPVDSVHPPALVGQPLYYR
- a CDS encoding presenilin family intramembrane aspartyl protease PSH, with translation MARYRGLTLSISVIVSIFLFVQLGALALVDPFKTAGLQAVEDPQNPVNSLLYIAAILVMTGVMLAAFKYEVQWAIRGLIVATGAYIALLVFSILLPPVVTLPVGDGLHGLAWVGAIGLGVALYAYPEWYVIDATGAVMGAGAAGLFGITFGVFPALVLLSVLAVYDAISVYGTEHMLTIASGVMDLKVPVVLVAPMSVGYSFREDTAGLDEESDNEQADPTADDATTEPEDTDVTAESGSAEAAEGDSADPLEDREALFIGLGDAIIPTVLVASAAFFADASVPTVDIGAFSVAVPAATAVVGTFLGLAVLLRMVLAGRAHAGLPLLNGGAIAGYLVGALASGMTLVETLGLGPYL
- a CDS encoding DUF3054 domain-containing protein, with translation MGTVTTTIRSRIDISGATAILAVGDLVAIAAFVLIGAVYGHGESLWNVGRHVGTFLPFLIGWLAASMLGSLYTTDARRSVLRAISWTVPAWITAALVGQLLRATTLFHGSFSPIFLLISTVVGLALLVPWRAGVAYWLGGGTLT
- a CDS encoding DUF7331 family protein; the encoded protein is MSATHTDDMADRQCQQPDDRYAQLILNEDKCIIYDRENYTAWVQSSVAVSPEDYR